The proteins below come from a single Malus sylvestris chromosome 3, drMalSylv7.2, whole genome shotgun sequence genomic window:
- the LOC126615316 gene encoding protein FLC EXPRESSOR, producing the protein MAGREHPRQLVRLTPLSVNTTALEDRIALQNREIQSLLVDNQRLAAAHVALKQDLAAAQHDLRHLSVVAGKAKSERDAEVREVYERALKLDAEVRAIDSMGADLARTRADIQELGSSRQELAEELNTIEGELVRTQSEARKVVDIKADIETFKQEIKKGRDAIDNEKKTRASNLEHRQGMEKTMAALAREMDKLHGELANAEKRARAAVAAAAAANPGPGYPAAYGNAEMLYGGNAYPDPYAGMHQAAGAADAASPYGSAPMPHASYDRQPPQDMR; encoded by the exons ATGGCGGGACGGGAACATCCTCGACAGCTCGTCCGGCTGACACCACTATCGGTCAATACCACGGCGCTGGAGGACCGTATCGCCCTCCAGAACCGTGAGATCCAGTCCCTCCTCGTCGACAATCAACGGCTGGCAGCCGCCCACGTCGCGCTCAAGCAGGACCTCGCCGCGGCCCAGCACGACCTACGCCATCTATCCGTCGTCGCCGGCAAAGCCAAATCTGAGAGGGACGCCGAGGTGCGCGAGGTCTACGAGAGGGCATTGAAGCTGGACGCCGAGGTTCGCGCCATCGACTCCATGGGCGCAGACCTGGCTCGGACCCGAGCCGATATACAGGAGCTCGGCTCGTCCCGGCAGGAGCTTGCAGAGGAGTTGAACACGATCGAAGGCGAGCTTGTGAGGACTCAGTCCGAGGCGAGGAAAGTGGTGGACATTAAAGCCGATATCGAGACCTTCAAGCAGGAGATTAAGAAGGGAAG GGATGCAATTGACAATGAGAAGAAAACTAGAGCTAGCAACCTTGAGCACAGGCAGGGGATGGAGAAAACAATGGCGGCATTGGCTCGCGAAATGGATAAGCTTCATGGGGAGTTGGCCAATGCAGAGAAGAGAGCAAGGGCTGCAGTAGCTGCAGCTGCAGCAGCAAATCCAG GTCCTGGGTACCCTGCAGCCTATGGCAATGCTGAAATGTTATACGGGGGAAATGCGTATCCCGATCCCTATGCCGGCATGCATCAG GCCGCAGGTGCTGCCGACGCTGCGAGTCCATATGGTTCTGCACCAATGCCACATGCTTCTTATGACAGGCAGCCACCGCAGGATATGAGATAA